In Flavobacterium sp. N3904, one DNA window encodes the following:
- a CDS encoding TIGR00730 family Rossman fold protein, which translates to MRLEDFDNDEDKVIQDKLKQKTWNEIRSNDSWGIFKIMSEFVNGYDTMGRIGPCVTIFGSARTKPEDKYYLLAEKIAFKISKAGYGVITGGGPGIMEAGNKGAHLGGGTSVGLNIELPFEQHFNPYIDRDKNLNFDYFFVRKVMFVKYSQGFVVMPGGFGTMDELFEAITLIQTKKIAKFPIILVGSAFWSGLIDWIKTVLVEKEHTISPGDLDLFKVVDTEDEVVAVLDKFYKKYDLSPNF; encoded by the coding sequence ATGAGATTAGAAGATTTTGACAACGACGAGGACAAAGTAATCCAAGATAAGCTGAAACAGAAAACTTGGAACGAGATACGAAGCAATGATAGTTGGGGGATTTTTAAAATCATGTCCGAATTTGTAAATGGATATGATACGATGGGACGCATTGGCCCTTGTGTGACTATTTTTGGATCGGCTAGGACAAAACCAGAAGATAAATATTATTTGCTGGCCGAGAAAATTGCTTTCAAAATCAGTAAAGCAGGCTATGGAGTAATCACGGGTGGTGGTCCTGGAATTATGGAAGCGGGAAACAAAGGAGCGCATTTGGGAGGTGGAACTTCGGTGGGACTGAATATCGAATTGCCTTTTGAACAGCATTTTAATCCATATATTGACAGAGATAAAAACTTGAATTTTGATTATTTCTTTGTTCGAAAAGTAATGTTTGTAAAATATTCGCAAGGATTTGTAGTAATGCCAGGTGGATTTGGAACTATGGACGAGTTGTTTGAAGCCATAACTTTAATTCAAACTAAAAAGATAGCCAAATTCCCAATTATATTAGTGGGAAGTGCATTTTGGTCTGGTTTGATTGATTGGATAAAAACGGTTTTGGTTGAAAAAGAACATACTATAAGCCCAGGTGATTTGGATTTATTCAAAGTGGTTGATACTGAAGATGAAGTGGTGGCTGTTTTAGATAAATTCTATAAAAAGTACGATTTGAGTCCAAATTTTTAA
- the uvrA gene encoding excinuclease ABC subunit UvrA codes for MLDTNNTIEVQGARVHNLKNIDVSIPREKLVVITGLSGSGKSSLAFDTIYAEGQRRYVETFSAYARQFLGGLERPDVDKIDGLSPVIAIEQKTTSKSPRSTVGTITEIYDFLRLLYARGADAYSYNTGEKMVSYSDDQIKDLIIQDFTGKRINILAPVIRARKGHYAELFQQITKQGFLKVRVNGDILDLVSGMKLDRYKTHDIEIVVDRMVIEDTPDNDKRLSESINTAMHHGENVLMVLDQDTNEVRYFSRNLMCPTTGISYQNPEPNLFSFNSPKGACDNCNGLGTVNQINIDKIIPNPKLSIKAGGFAPLGEYKSSWIFKQLEIIGEKYGFKLTDAVEKISAEAMEMILNGGKEKFTINSEVLGVARDYKIDFEGISHFIKNQHDESGSTTIKRWAAAFMDEVKCPVCEGSRLKKEANYFRINEKSISELCDMDISDLTAWFLELDQHLSDKQKRIATEVIKEIKDRLAFLMNVGLDYLALSRSSKSLSGGEAQRIRLATQIGSQLVGVLYILDEPSIGLHQRDNDKLIHSLEQLRDIGNSVIVVEHDKDMIERADYVIDIGPKAGKYGGEIISIGTPAETLASNTITAQYLNGKMKLEIPKKRREGNGKFLKLTGATGNNLKNVTIDLPLGKMICVTGVSGSGKSTLINETLYPILNAYYFNGVKIPKPYKKIEGLEHIDKVIDIDQSPIGRTPRSNPATYTEVFTEIRNLFTMTSESMIRGYKAGRFSFNVKGGRCETCEGSGVRTIEMNFLPDVYVECETCQGKRFNRETLEIRYKGKSISDVLNMTVDEAVPFFEMIPKIYRKVKTIQDVGLGYITLGQQSTTLSGGEAQRIKLAGELSKKDTGNTFYILDEPTTGLHFEDIRVLMDVINKLVDKGNTILIIEHNMDVIKLADYIIDIGPEGGKGGGQLVAKGTPEEIAKNKKSYTAQFLKKELS; via the coding sequence ATGCTAGATACAAACAATACGATTGAAGTTCAAGGTGCCCGAGTTCACAATCTGAAAAATATAGACGTTTCCATTCCTAGAGAAAAACTGGTAGTTATTACCGGTCTTTCTGGCTCTGGAAAATCCTCTTTGGCATTTGACACAATCTATGCCGAGGGACAACGCCGTTATGTAGAGACGTTTTCTGCTTATGCGAGACAGTTTCTTGGTGGCTTGGAGCGTCCCGATGTCGATAAAATTGACGGCCTCTCGCCTGTTATAGCTATCGAACAAAAAACAACAAGTAAAAGCCCGCGTTCTACTGTAGGGACCATCACCGAAATATACGATTTCCTGCGTTTGCTTTATGCTCGTGGTGCCGATGCCTACAGCTACAACACAGGAGAAAAAATGGTTTCTTACTCGGATGATCAAATTAAAGATTTAATTATACAGGATTTTACTGGAAAACGAATTAATATTCTAGCACCGGTTATCCGAGCGAGAAAAGGACATTACGCAGAACTTTTTCAGCAAATAACCAAACAGGGATTCCTGAAAGTTCGTGTCAACGGAGATATTTTGGACTTGGTTTCGGGAATGAAATTAGACCGTTACAAAACCCATGATATCGAAATTGTTGTCGACAGAATGGTTATCGAAGATACACCAGACAACGATAAACGTTTATCCGAAAGCATCAATACAGCGATGCATCATGGCGAAAACGTATTGATGGTTCTGGACCAAGACACCAATGAAGTGCGCTATTTCAGTCGAAATTTGATGTGCCCAACTACTGGAATATCTTATCAAAATCCCGAACCGAATTTATTTTCTTTCAATTCCCCAAAAGGAGCTTGCGATAATTGCAACGGACTGGGAACTGTTAATCAAATTAATATTGACAAAATAATTCCTAATCCAAAATTATCTATTAAAGCGGGAGGATTTGCACCTTTGGGTGAATACAAATCGTCTTGGATTTTCAAGCAATTGGAAATTATTGGAGAAAAATATGGTTTTAAACTGACCGATGCTGTCGAAAAAATTTCTGCTGAAGCCATGGAAATGATTTTGAACGGTGGGAAAGAAAAATTCACCATCAATTCTGAAGTTTTAGGCGTTGCTCGAGATTATAAAATTGACTTTGAAGGGATTTCTCATTTTATAAAAAACCAACACGACGAAAGTGGTTCGACAACTATCAAACGTTGGGCAGCAGCCTTTATGGATGAAGTAAAATGTCCCGTTTGTGAAGGTTCGCGTTTGAAAAAAGAAGCGAACTATTTTAGAATAAATGAAAAAAGCATATCCGAATTGTGTGATATGGACATTTCGGATTTGACCGCATGGTTTTTGGAATTAGACCAACATTTATCCGATAAACAAAAACGAATTGCAACTGAAGTAATTAAGGAAATAAAAGACCGATTGGCATTTTTGATGAACGTAGGCTTGGATTATTTGGCTTTGAGCCGAAGTTCCAAATCACTTTCGGGTGGTGAGGCGCAACGTATTCGATTGGCGACGCAAATTGGTTCTCAATTGGTAGGTGTTTTATATATTTTGGACGAGCCAAGTATCGGTTTGCACCAAAGAGACAATGACAAACTGATTCATTCATTAGAACAATTACGCGACATTGGTAATTCAGTAATTGTAGTCGAACACGATAAAGATATGATTGAACGCGCCGATTATGTGATTGATATTGGACCAAAAGCAGGAAAATATGGGGGTGAGATCATCAGCATTGGAACTCCTGCTGAAACGTTGGCATCCAATACGATTACGGCTCAGTATTTGAATGGAAAAATGAAGCTTGAAATTCCTAAAAAACGTCGTGAAGGAAATGGAAAATTCCTAAAACTCACTGGTGCTACAGGTAATAACCTGAAAAATGTTACGATTGATTTGCCTTTGGGTAAAATGATTTGCGTCACAGGTGTTTCGGGAAGTGGGAAATCGACCTTAATCAATGAAACCCTCTACCCTATTTTGAACGCTTATTATTTTAATGGCGTTAAAATTCCGAAACCATATAAAAAAATTGAAGGTTTAGAACATATCGACAAAGTGATTGATATTGACCAAAGTCCGATTGGAAGAACACCGCGCTCGAATCCTGCAACCTATACGGAAGTTTTTACCGAAATCAGAAACTTGTTTACGATGACTTCCGAGAGTATGATTCGAGGTTATAAAGCGGGACGTTTTAGTTTCAATGTAAAAGGCGGGCGTTGCGAAACCTGTGAAGGTTCTGGAGTGCGAACCATAGAAATGAATTTCTTGCCCGATGTATATGTAGAATGTGAAACGTGTCAAGGAAAACGCTTTAACAGAGAAACATTGGAAATTCGATATAAAGGAAAATCCATTTCGGATGTGTTGAATATGACGGTTGATGAAGCGGTTCCTTTCTTTGAAATGATACCAAAGATTTATAGAAAAGTAAAAACGATTCAAGATGTAGGTTTGGGTTATATCACGCTTGGCCAACAAAGCACCACACTTTCGGGTGGTGAGGCACAACGCATCAAACTGGCCGGAGAATTGTCTAAAAAAGATACGGGAAATACATTCTATATTCTGGATGAACCCACAACAGGTTTACATTTTGAAGACATTAGAGTATTGATGGATGTTATAAATAAGTTGGTGGACAAAGGAAATACCATCTTGATTATCGAGCATAATATGGATGTCATTAAACTAGCCGATTACATTATCGACATTGGTCCAGAAGGCGGAAAAGGTGGCGGACAGCTTGTAGCCAAAGGAACTCCCGAAGAAATAGCAAAAAATAAAAAAAGCTATACAGCACAGTTTTTGAAAAAAGAGTTATCTTAG